In Mesorhizobium sp. 113-3-3, a genomic segment contains:
- a CDS encoding type II toxin-antitoxin system HicB family antitoxin, with protein MKQYIGLIHKDADSDFGVSFPDFPGVITAGKDLDDARSMAEQALALHIEGLAEDGEAIPEPSSLEAVMADADNRDGVAILVAARTEARKAVRINVTLPDDVLRRIDAFAEAHGYTRSGFLAKAAEKAMELESA; from the coding sequence ATGAAGCAGTATATCGGACTTATCCATAAGGATGCCGACAGCGACTTCGGTGTGTCTTTCCCTGATTTCCCTGGCGTGATCACCGCCGGAAAGGATCTCGATGACGCCCGGTCCATGGCTGAACAAGCGCTCGCCCTCCACATCGAAGGGCTGGCCGAGGATGGCGAGGCCATTCCGGAGCCTTCCAGTCTGGAGGCCGTGATGGCGGATGCCGATAATCGTGACGGTGTTGCGATCCTGGTCGCGGCCAGGACCGAGGCCAGGAAGGCGGTGCGCATCAACGTGACGCTGCCGGACGACGTTCTGCGACGGATTGATGCCTTTGCCGAAGCCCATGGCTATACTCGATCCGGGTTTCTCGCGAAGGCGGCTGAGAAAGCGATGGAGCTTGAATCGGCCTGA
- a CDS encoding class I SAM-dependent methyltransferase yields MEKEASRLHWNATYEAKREDGVSWFQDSPEPSLSLIKEIAHPSSAVVDVGGGASRLVDNLGEQHFEDVTVLDLSAAAIAAARGRRAGAGRQIEWIVADIRAWSPRRLYDVWHDRAAFHFMVEKADRDAYLFTLRRALAPNGYAIIATFALDGPEKCSGLPVQRYDASTLAQVLGSGFALVRTLDHLHLTPWGSSQSFQFSVFRRAPEM; encoded by the coding sequence ATGGAGAAAGAGGCATCGCGGTTGCACTGGAACGCGACATACGAAGCGAAACGGGAGGACGGCGTCAGTTGGTTCCAAGATAGTCCCGAACCCTCTCTTTCGTTGATCAAGGAAATTGCCCATCCCAGTTCGGCCGTCGTTGACGTAGGAGGCGGCGCCTCTCGACTGGTGGATAATCTTGGGGAACAACACTTCGAGGACGTCACTGTCCTGGACCTCTCCGCGGCGGCGATCGCGGCGGCTCGTGGTCGACGGGCTGGGGCAGGCCGCCAAATCGAGTGGATCGTGGCTGACATTCGTGCTTGGTCGCCGAGACGACTTTACGATGTCTGGCATGACAGGGCTGCCTTTCATTTCATGGTCGAAAAAGCGGACCGTGACGCTTACCTCTTCACACTCAGGCGGGCACTCGCACCGAATGGCTACGCGATTATCGCGACTTTCGCGCTCGACGGACCGGAGAAATGCAGCGGTTTGCCGGTTCAACGATACGATGCAAGCACCCTCGCCCAAGTCCTTGGATCCGGCTTTGCCCTCGTTCGCACACTCGACCATCTGCATCTGACACCATGGGGCTCCTCGCAGTCCTTTCAGTTCAGCGTTTTCAGGCGAGCACCTGAAATGTAA
- a CDS encoding SRPBCC family protein — translation MNDPAAPIVKSIAIATAPAKVWRVLTTPAMIPQWMSDEELTVSLEGHAGGAIVIRGMLHGMAFENHGTIRAFEPEKSFAYSYWSTLSASRLADAPENHTLVSFALAPADGGTLLTLTLSDFAEPAIRPHANLYWGPTLQILKAVCERT, via the coding sequence ATGAACGATCCCGCCGCGCCGATCGTCAAGTCCATCGCCATCGCAACCGCGCCGGCCAAAGTCTGGCGCGTGCTGACGACGCCCGCGATGATCCCGCAATGGATGTCCGACGAAGAGCTGACCGTCAGCCTGGAAGGGCATGCCGGCGGCGCGATCGTGATACGCGGGATGCTGCACGGCATGGCATTCGAGAACCATGGTACTATCAGGGCCTTCGAGCCGGAGAAGAGCTTCGCCTACAGTTACTGGAGCACGCTGTCGGCCTCGCGCCTTGCGGATGCGCCGGAGAACCACACGCTGGTCAGCTTTGCTCTCGCGCCGGCGGATGGAGGAACGCTGCTGACGCTGACGCTGAGCGACTTCGCCGAACCGGCGATCCGCCCACATGCCAATCTCTACTGGGGGCCGACCCTGCAGATCCTGAAGGCGGTGTGCGAGCGAACTTGA
- a CDS encoding helix-turn-helix transcriptional regulator, with protein MANRMPTPGSLAAFLKDRRTRLDPASFGFSGRRRTPGLRREEVAQRANISPTWYTWLEQGRGGAPSADVLNRIAKGLLLTEAEREHLFMLGLGRPPEVRYRGDEGVSPRLQRLIDTLEASPALVKTATWDVVAWNRAAEIVLTDYGTIPAGRRNILRFMFLTPHIRAKQHDWENLARFVVGAFRADAARAGAVSEVTQLVDELCGGSAEFATLWQENDVLAHGDGTKRLKHPELGDIELEYSSFAVDGRPDLNLTVYNPVDSEVADRIRALARRPKG; from the coding sequence ATGGCTAACAGGATGCCCACCCCCGGTTCGCTCGCAGCCTTCCTGAAAGACCGGCGTACCCGGCTCGATCCCGCCTCGTTCGGCTTTTCCGGGCGCCGACGGACGCCGGGGCTGCGCCGCGAAGAGGTCGCCCAGCGCGCCAACATCAGCCCGACTTGGTACACATGGCTGGAACAGGGCCGTGGCGGCGCGCCCTCGGCCGACGTGCTGAACCGCATCGCCAAGGGGCTGCTTTTGACCGAGGCCGAGCGCGAACATCTCTTCATGCTGGGGCTCGGCCGCCCGCCCGAGGTGCGCTACCGGGGCGACGAGGGCGTCAGCCCCCGGCTGCAGCGCCTCATCGACACGCTCGAGGCCAGCCCAGCCCTGGTCAAGACCGCCACCTGGGACGTCGTCGCCTGGAACCGCGCCGCCGAGATCGTGTTGACCGACTACGGCACCATCCCCGCCGGCCGGCGCAACATCCTGCGCTTCATGTTCCTCACGCCCCACATCCGCGCCAAGCAGCACGATTGGGAAAACCTTGCCCGTTTCGTGGTCGGCGCTTTTCGGGCCGATGCGGCGCGTGCCGGCGCGGTCTCCGAGGTCACCCAGTTGGTCGACGAACTGTGCGGAGGCAGCGCCGAGTTCGCCACGCTGTGGCAGGAGAACGACGTGCTCGCCCATGGCGACGGCACAAAGCGCCTGAAGCACCCGGAACTGGGTGACATCGAGCTGGAATATTCGTCCTTCGCGGTCGACGGCCGGCCGGATCTGAACCTGACCGTCTACAACCCTGTCGACAGCGAGGTCGCCGACCGCATCCGCGCCCTGGCCCGGCGTCCAAAGGGGTAA
- the arsK gene encoding arsenite efflux MFS transporter ArsK codes for MTEGKIPASAIWALGATQIIGYGTLYYSYSILAPAVAAELAWSQKWVFAVLSVSLLASAVLAPFAGSLADRVGAGRLMVPGSLAAASALLLCALAPGRAGFALGVLAMELASCFVLYSTAFVAIVQLGGARRGITHLTLIAGFASTLFWPLTTLLHHHLGWREVLILFAALNAFVCLPIHWWLARLSSHAGKARERIVPVTPGLSGPAPGGRGSLLFVLVLAGFAIEGFMLSAVLVQMVPLLTLVGLGGASVLVASLFGPSQVASRLVNMLFGRGLSQTALALGATAALAGGLAVLLVVAPSVPGAMLFAVLFGFGSGLMSIVGGTLPLELFGRERYGSYVGWITAARQFSSAFAPFGLTLTIAGLGVFPALWLNVVVGLFGIAAFAAVALISRKSRRGEESGTVAVAPDAAGFTASPDYISGARLKTLN; via the coding sequence GTGACCGAGGGCAAGATCCCCGCTTCCGCCATCTGGGCGCTGGGCGCCACGCAGATCATCGGCTACGGCACGCTGTATTACAGCTACAGCATCCTGGCGCCGGCGGTGGCGGCGGAACTCGCCTGGTCGCAGAAATGGGTGTTCGCGGTGCTGTCGGTGTCGCTGCTGGCAAGCGCTGTCCTGGCGCCGTTCGCGGGCAGCCTGGCGGACCGGGTCGGGGCAGGGCGCCTGATGGTGCCGGGATCGCTGGCGGCGGCGAGCGCGCTGCTGTTGTGCGCGCTGGCGCCTGGACGCGCCGGCTTTGCGCTCGGCGTGCTGGCCATGGAGCTCGCCTCCTGCTTCGTGCTCTACAGCACGGCCTTCGTCGCCATCGTGCAGCTCGGCGGCGCGCGCCGCGGCATCACCCATCTCACCTTGATCGCCGGCTTCGCCTCGACGCTGTTCTGGCCCTTGACGACGCTGCTGCATCATCACCTCGGCTGGCGCGAGGTGCTCATTCTCTTTGCCGCGCTCAATGCTTTTGTCTGCCTGCCGATCCATTGGTGGCTGGCCCGGCTTTCCAGCCATGCCGGCAAGGCACGGGAGAGGATTGTCCCGGTGACACCAGGCCTGTCGGGGCCGGCGCCCGGCGGGCGAGGGTCGCTCCTGTTCGTCCTGGTGCTGGCCGGCTTTGCCATTGAGGGCTTCATGCTTTCGGCTGTTCTCGTGCAGATGGTGCCGCTGCTCACCCTGGTCGGTCTCGGCGGCGCCTCGGTGCTGGTCGCCAGCCTGTTTGGCCCTTCGCAAGTGGCGAGCCGGCTGGTCAACATGCTGTTCGGCCGGGGCCTGTCGCAGACAGCGCTGGCGCTCGGCGCGACCGCGGCCCTCGCCGGCGGCCTTGCGGTGCTGCTCGTGGTGGCGCCCTCCGTCCCCGGCGCCATGCTGTTCGCCGTGCTTTTCGGCTTCGGCTCGGGCCTGATGAGCATTGTCGGCGGCACGCTGCCGCTCGAATTGTTCGGCCGGGAACGCTACGGCTCCTATGTCGGCTGGATCACGGCGGCGCGCCAGTTCAGTTCCGCCTTCGCCCCGTTCGGCCTCACTTTGACGATCGCAGGCCTCGGCGTCTTCCCGGCCCTGTGGCTCAACGTCGTGGTCGGCCTGTTCGGCATCGCGGCCTTCGCCGCCGTCGCGCTGATCAGCCGGAAATCGCGTAGGGGTGAGGAGAGCGGCACGGTCGCGGTCGCGCCGGACGCGGCTGGATTTACTGCATCGCCAGATTACATTTCAGGTGCTCGCCTGAAAACGCTGAACTGA
- a CDS encoding RibD family protein, producing the protein MKPHIICHMLASLDGSLHPSRYTASPDGGVPAWSGLYEKIHGDLDGDAWIVGRVTMAEMSKAGAHPPANAGKVERPHHFAQRDAGTYAVALDASGKLHFAKPDVGGDHVVVLLGRDVADSHLAELAADGVSYIVSETAEIDLAAMLDVLGRELGIRRLLLEGGAGINGSFFAAGLVDELSLLVAPALDARAANQGFVEFGESGLAGKMQLSLTSCETLAHGLIHLRYAVSPG; encoded by the coding sequence ATGAAGCCGCACATCATCTGCCATATGCTCGCCTCGCTCGATGGCAGCCTTCATCCGAGCCGCTACACGGCGAGCCCCGATGGCGGCGTGCCGGCATGGTCGGGCCTTTATGAAAAGATCCACGGCGACCTCGACGGCGACGCCTGGATCGTCGGCCGTGTCACCATGGCCGAGATGAGCAAGGCCGGCGCACACCCGCCGGCCAATGCTGGCAAGGTCGAGCGGCCGCACCATTTCGCCCAACGCGATGCCGGCACCTATGCCGTGGCGCTCGATGCCTCGGGCAAGCTCCACTTCGCCAAGCCTGATGTCGGCGGCGACCATGTCGTGGTGCTGCTTGGGCGGGACGTTGCCGACAGCCATCTGGCCGAACTCGCCGCCGACGGCGTGTCCTACATCGTGTCTGAGACGGCCGAGATCGATCTCGCCGCCATGCTCGACGTGCTCGGCCGCGAACTCGGTATCCGTCGGCTGCTGCTCGAAGGCGGCGCCGGCATCAACGGCTCCTTCTTCGCGGCAGGGCTTGTCGACGAGCTCAGCCTGCTCGTCGCGCCCGCGCTCGATGCGCGGGCGGCAAACCAGGGCTTTGTCGAGTTCGGCGAAAGCGGCCTCGCCGGCAAGATGCAACTGTCGCTGACAAGCTGCGAAACGCTGGCGCATGGCCTCATCCACTTGCGCTACGCCGTCAGCCCTGGCTGA
- a CDS encoding type II toxin-antitoxin system HicA family toxin, producing the protein MNSAEIIRLLQADGWFEVAQKGSHAQFKHRDKQGRVTVAHPKRDIPIGTLRSIEKQSGLKLR; encoded by the coding sequence ATGAATAGCGCAGAGATTATCCGCTTGTTGCAAGCTGATGGTTGGTTTGAGGTTGCCCAAAAGGGCAGCCATGCGCAATTCAAACACCGTGACAAGCAAGGGCGGGTCACCGTTGCCCATCCCAAGCGCGACATCCCGATAGGCACCCTTCGCAGCATCGAAAAGCAATCCGGACTGAAACTGAGGTGA
- a CDS encoding substrate-binding domain-containing protein, with translation MNRREFLMTSVAAGAMMLAARSAFAEDKLTILGSVPNLGFPFFVHMLNEIKAEAQAQGVNLTESDGQNSATKQTADIEAALVQKVNAIVISPLDVNALAPAIEEAVKAGVPVVTIDRRVDGVQGILAHVGADNVKGGEAEASAMVAAFPNGAKLFHLQGQPGAGPAIDRNKGVHNVLDPLKDKYQIIFEQTANFARAEALSVTEAGLAANGKPDAIICANDDMALGALEACAARNFTDVKIYGFDALPEALVAVRDGKLAGTVEQFPGQQSRTAVQIAVAYAKNKTEPKEKLVLLTPIVIGKDNLDKAERLSETK, from the coding sequence ATGAACAGACGTGAATTCCTGATGACGTCCGTGGCCGCGGGCGCGATGATGCTGGCCGCGCGTTCGGCGTTCGCCGAGGACAAGCTGACCATACTGGGCTCGGTGCCCAATCTCGGCTTTCCGTTCTTCGTGCACATGCTGAATGAGATCAAGGCCGAGGCGCAGGCGCAAGGCGTCAACCTGACCGAAAGCGACGGCCAGAATTCGGCCACCAAACAGACCGCCGACATCGAGGCGGCGCTGGTGCAGAAGGTCAACGCCATCGTGATTTCGCCGCTCGACGTCAACGCGCTGGCGCCAGCCATCGAGGAAGCGGTCAAGGCCGGCGTTCCCGTGGTGACGATCGACCGTCGCGTCGACGGTGTCCAGGGTATCCTCGCCCATGTCGGCGCCGACAATGTCAAGGGCGGCGAGGCGGAGGCCAGCGCCATGGTGGCGGCGTTCCCCAATGGCGCCAAGCTGTTCCACCTGCAAGGCCAGCCCGGCGCGGGACCGGCGATCGACCGCAACAAGGGCGTGCACAATGTGCTCGATCCCCTGAAGGACAAGTACCAGATCATCTTCGAGCAGACCGCCAACTTCGCCCGCGCCGAGGCGCTGTCGGTGACGGAAGCCGGCCTTGCCGCCAACGGCAAGCCGGACGCCATCATCTGCGCCAATGACGACATGGCGCTCGGCGCGCTCGAGGCGTGTGCCGCCCGCAACTTCACCGACGTCAAGATCTACGGCTTCGACGCGCTGCCGGAAGCGCTGGTTGCTGTGCGTGACGGTAAGCTCGCCGGCACGGTCGAACAGTTCCCGGGCCAGCAATCGCGCACCGCCGTGCAGATCGCGGTCGCCTACGCCAAGAACAAGACCGAGCCGAAGGAGAAGCTGGTGCTGCTGACGCCGATCGTCATCGGCAAGGACAATCTCGATAAGGCGGAGAGGTTGAGCGAGACGAAGTAG
- a CDS encoding sugar ABC transporter ATP-binding protein: MPAEAAPVLLAVEGVTKHFSGVTALSDVSLDIHPGEILGLLGENGAGKSTLLKILSGVMPPSSGRITFDGADYAPSSPQDAKRLGIVTIYQELSLIPTLTVAENIFIGRAPVGPLGLVSWKRMERDSREIIARVGLSIDPMTPVSALSVAEQQLVEIARALSLKSRLIIMDEPTSALTETEVQRLLSIMDRLRQDKVAIMFVTHRLEEASAICDRMTVLRDGRLAGHLDREKGRPIQLPRIIEKMVGRAASELYARPAQRAVAGDVVLSVRGLRTVRDPEAPHAIVLDGVDIDLKAGEILGVAGLVGSGRTELARAIFGADRIAAGTITLDGKQIAPASPADAIALGIGLVPEDRKHQAIFAALGILPNFSVASLGHFSNGFGFMAERRERDALSGFRKMLSIRMASAEQAIEGLSGGNQQKVILARWLARDPKVLIVDEPTRGVDVGAKAEVHQILVQLAARGIAVMMISSELPEVLAVSDRIVTMRRGRITGQMPGVEANEEKLMELMALDSQDGLGQDALGQDAEGQAR, encoded by the coding sequence TTGCCAGCTGAAGCCGCACCTGTCCTGCTAGCCGTCGAAGGTGTCACCAAGCACTTCTCCGGCGTCACCGCGCTGAGCGATGTCTCGCTCGACATCCATCCCGGCGAAATCCTCGGACTGCTCGGCGAAAACGGCGCCGGCAAATCGACGTTGCTCAAGATCCTGTCGGGCGTCATGCCGCCGTCCAGCGGACGCATCACTTTCGACGGCGCCGACTACGCGCCGTCCAGCCCGCAGGATGCCAAGCGGCTCGGCATCGTCACCATCTACCAGGAGCTCAGCCTGATCCCGACGCTGACCGTGGCCGAGAACATCTTCATCGGCCGTGCGCCGGTCGGGCCGCTCGGGCTGGTGAGCTGGAAACGCATGGAGCGGGATTCGCGAGAAATCATCGCCCGTGTCGGCCTTTCCATCGATCCGATGACGCCGGTTTCGGCGCTGTCGGTGGCCGAGCAGCAGCTGGTCGAGATTGCGCGTGCGCTGTCGCTGAAGAGCCGGCTGATCATCATGGACGAGCCGACCTCGGCGCTGACCGAGACCGAGGTGCAGCGGCTGTTGTCGATCATGGACCGGCTGCGCCAGGACAAGGTCGCCATCATGTTCGTCACCCATAGGCTGGAGGAGGCATCCGCCATCTGCGACCGCATGACGGTGCTGCGCGACGGCCGGCTGGCCGGACATCTCGACCGCGAGAAGGGACGACCCATCCAGCTGCCGCGCATCATCGAGAAGATGGTCGGCCGCGCGGCCTCCGAACTCTACGCGCGGCCGGCGCAGCGCGCGGTGGCCGGCGATGTCGTCTTGTCGGTGCGCGGCTTGCGCACCGTGCGCGATCCCGAAGCGCCGCATGCCATCGTGCTCGACGGCGTAGACATTGATCTCAAGGCGGGCGAAATCCTCGGCGTCGCCGGGCTCGTCGGCTCCGGCCGCACGGAGCTGGCGCGCGCCATTTTCGGCGCTGACCGCATCGCGGCCGGAACCATCACGCTCGATGGCAAACAGATCGCGCCGGCCTCACCGGCCGACGCCATTGCGCTGGGCATCGGCCTGGTGCCGGAGGACCGCAAGCACCAGGCGATCTTTGCAGCACTCGGCATCCTGCCGAATTTCTCCGTCGCTTCGCTTGGGCATTTCAGCAACGGCTTCGGCTTCATGGCCGAGCGGCGCGAGCGCGACGCCCTGTCGGGCTTCCGCAAGATGCTGTCGATCCGCATGGCCTCGGCCGAGCAGGCGATCGAGGGCCTGTCGGGCGGCAACCAGCAGAAGGTGATCCTGGCGCGCTGGCTGGCGCGTGATCCAAAGGTGCTGATCGTCGACGAGCCGACACGCGGCGTCGATGTCGGCGCCAAGGCGGAGGTGCATCAGATCCTGGTGCAACTCGCGGCGCGCGGCATCGCGGTCATGATGATTTCGTCCGAGCTGCCCGAGGTGCTGGCGGTGTCGGACCGCATCGTCACCATGCGGCGGGGGCGCATCACCGGGCAAATGCCGGGCGTCGAGGCAAACGAGGAAAAATTGATGGAACTGATGGCGCTCGACAGCCAAGATGGCCTTGGGCAAGACGCGCTTGGGCAGGATGCGGAGGGACAGGCACGATGA
- a CDS encoding SDR family oxidoreductase, with translation MRIFLTGATGFIGSAIVPELIQAGHQVIGVTRSDAGAAALAAAGAEVHRGTLEDPTSLRDGAAKADAVIHTAFDHDFSRFAENCEKDKRVIAALGEALAGSDRPLAITSGVGMGSPGHGELAVEDVFNASHPNPRIASELAGNALLAAGINVSVVRLPQVHNPVKQGLITPLIEIAREKGVSAYVGEGSNRYSAGHLLDAARLYRLAVEKRQPGARYHAVGEEGVEVREIAEALGRGLNLPVVSIALEKAAEHFGWMGMFAPMDLPASSALTQARLGWHPTGPTLIADLDAMRY, from the coding sequence ATGCGTATCTTTCTCACCGGCGCCACCGGCTTCATCGGCTCGGCCATCGTTCCCGAACTCATCCAGGCCGGCCATCAGGTGATCGGCGTCACTCGCTCCGACGCCGGCGCCGCCGCACTCGCCGCCGCGGGCGCCGAGGTGCATCGCGGAACCCTCGAGGATCCGACAAGCCTGCGCGACGGCGCGGCGAAGGCGGACGCCGTGATCCACACCGCGTTCGATCATGATTTTTCGCGCTTCGCCGAGAACTGCGAAAAGGACAAGCGTGTCATCGCGGCGCTCGGTGAGGCGCTCGCGGGATCCGACCGACCGCTGGCCATCACGTCGGGCGTCGGCATGGGCAGCCCCGGACACGGCGAGCTGGCAGTCGAGGATGTCTTCAACGCCAGCCATCCAAATCCACGCATCGCCTCGGAACTCGCCGGCAACGCCTTGCTGGCGGCCGGCATCAACGTGTCTGTCGTGCGCCTGCCGCAGGTCCACAATCCGGTCAAGCAGGGGCTCATCACGCCGCTCATCGAGATCGCGCGTGAAAAAGGTGTCTCGGCCTATGTCGGCGAAGGCAGCAATCGCTATTCGGCGGGGCATCTTCTCGACGCCGCGCGGCTCTACCGGCTCGCCGTGGAAAAGCGCCAGCCGGGCGCGCGCTATCACGCGGTCGGCGAGGAAGGCGTCGAGGTGCGCGAAATCGCGGAAGCGCTTGGCCGGGGCCTGAACTTGCCCGTCGTCTCGATTGCGCTGGAAAAGGCGGCGGAGCATTTCGGCTGGATGGGAATGTTCGCCCCCATGGACCTGCCGGCCTCCAGCGCACTGACCCAGGCACGGCTCGGCTGGCACCCGACCGGCCCGACGCTGATCGCCGATCTGGATGCGATGCGGTATTGA